CACAGCAATACATGCAGATACAATGACAGAGATACGAATATCAAGGTCTATGATCACGGACAATGTACCGCCTGTGACGCATAATAAGATTGTGACGAAATAtttttgatgacgtaatgaaatAGAAAAGAGATTTATGCATATGCTATAACCAGAAAAATATACGCCTATATGTCATCTATAACATATATGGGGGCTACACTTAACGGTGGTAAAGAAATTACATACATAACTCGAAAGCGgttgtatgaaatagaacacctgtgttataacgcctgttGTTTACACGCCAACCAAGTATAAGTtacacattcattcaacaaatgtttacagtttacaaaCACACTATGCTGATGGAAAGAGTTTAACGCAAGCTTTGAGTAAGTGGCAGAAATAACGTAATAATGATATTTACATCGTCAATATTTGGGTGGGCATGAACAGGGTAACCTGTGCTATAGAATACTTGGCTTAACAGAACTTTTACACtgaaattaactttttataaacttttcgTTTTTAGCCGCTTTTAGAAAATTAACCGGGACGTTGAtgcatatagtggggtggggaagagggaacatctttttattcaattgtctcgtcctatttggtagtaaacaaagaacattcaaagaattataaaaccgtatccttacgactcctatagagtGTTGTTATAtgtctaaaacacgattagcatgtttggatgttatgtgctaaaggtgtctcgtctttcccACTGTACGTGTTGAAGCAATATCAacttaaatttagttaaatatttcCTAAAATAATCAATGCAGGTACGTGAATGCTTACCAAGAGCGGCAAGAATGGCGGCTGACCAGAATATTTCACCCAAGAGTGCTGGTAAGTACAACAGACCCCCCATGCGCCTGCCAAGCTTACGTTGCAATGGATCCAGCATAGTGACGTAACCCTGTGGAAAGAGGGGATAGGGGAATAAAtgattgtaaattgtttaatctCGTGTGGCGGGTAACTGCTGTCGTTATACCAATGGactccgcttacaagttacccgGTATGTTACCACTGCCATATTACACACTTTTTAGCAGCAAAACTAAAAACCtaagtaaaagtgtcaaaaacATCGTGGCGACTGAACCCACAaaacagtataaaaaaaaattttagttcAGAGAATGTGTGTTAATTAAGTTTAACAGGTCCTCATATATTCCATGCCCGGTTAAGAAGCCATAGTATCCAGCCACGCGTTAACATACCTGAGTTCGCATTTTCTTAGCGAAAAACAACCCGCCAAGCATAAGGCTGCAGCCGTAACCAAATGGCGCTTGTGTCCACAGTAGACCGGAACCCGGGGTGTATACAACTTCTGCTGTGCCGTTGATGTAACCACCACCTACCCACGTAGCTGGAAATATACATGAAGTATTTTTATGAATGTATAGCTTATCTAACATGGCGTGGCAACGGATGTCATTATagcacgagtgttctgtttcataccccgCGTGCCCGCTTTcgagtaaccacgtatgtaaattgtcatttttataAGCAGACTAAACACATAGGGTGCaagcaaataaataataaacaactatCACTCGTTGTCTTATCTACAACTATGCACGAAAATACGATTATTTCCGGTGAAGCACATAACTAAGCATGAAACTCTAAAGCGTATTTTATTAACAACTACCCATAATGAATGGTGAAGCgatgaaaatgaaataacatGTATATATCATTAGATGTGaataaattatacacaaacatCATCCGTTATCAAACAAAAGGGCAACTACACATAGGTCAGAAAACGTGATGAGCAAGAAAAACtccaaaagtttaaataaacttaccaGTCATAGTAAAGCTTCCAACAAAGAGTCCTATGTCTCTTCCTCCGACCATGATTGTCTCGCTCTCGTTTCCTCTTCCGGTTCTTCTTTTCCTCCATGCTGCATAAATACCGATCGCTAGAATAGCAACGTAGAAGACGATAATAGACACTAAACCAGGAACATTTATAGCCATACCAGCAGAGATGTGTTACAACTAGTAAAGCAAATTCAGTTTAAGCatgatattataaaaacagcatTTCAAACTCCCCAAGTCAAATTAGCGCTACAACTAGGCCTATACGCTAACCGGAGCCAAGACAAATAAACGCACGGTTGGTCGCACTACGAGTgctttaagtaaaaaaatctttactGCTTACTACCGAACAATTGTCATTGTGTAGAAGGACTATTAAGGACAAACTACCTGCCAAAACAAACATCCTGAAAAACGGGTTTGCTGTTCACACTTATCGGGGTTATCGCACAATATTACACCTcgtttataagaaaaaaagttcATCAAACGAGGTTACACTTTGACAATAGACATATAACCTTCAAAAGTAATcgtttactatttttttgctatttattaaacaacacaaattacGACATGCGTAAATATTGCTATAAAAACATAGAATCTTTCGTGTGAACACAAAAACACTTTCCGGTCGCATATTTTCTACCAACTAACCGCACCCTCCGCTATGCATATGCCTCTGTTAGGTCCAAGGTACCCGCTTTCGTTACAAGAATATTTTCCACTGTTTGTGCAAAGCAAGCATTGCAACGGCAGACTAATTGGCGACAAAGCGTCGTTTTAAGCAGCGAATTTAccgttataaataaacaactaataTAAGCGATCGAATGTTGAACTACTGGGTTGACAGTTTACGTCAAGTGTTGGTTGATATCGCGAATCGCGAAACGTgtagttaaataattttatactgGAAAAATCAATATTGGATTTAGAATCTATGTGTGTATCAACTATCAAGTAATCGCGATGAAATCACAAAGTACTACGCCAATATTTACTACGACTGACAGTCGTATGTTCTTTTgcataaaaatcataaaacagcTTATACACAACGGCCATCAAACCCGAGCGTTTTAATTTGTTGGCTAGGTGGCGGTAAATAGCTACTTAGTTTTAGACATCTATGTTACAGTTACGTCCATGGAAACAACCCACGCTTAAATGAAAATGCAAGCAACTGTAGGAAGCTTTTGTTTACAAAGGAACAGACGACGTTCGCGTAGTGTGTCAAGCGCTACTGAGTAATTTACCAATATATTAGTTAAACTTGAAATCAGAAAGCTGGTAATGGCAGTTTAAACGTTTACAAAGAGCGATGTTTCAGTGTGAAAGCAGTAAGATAATGTAAAAACAAGGTTTATTACATCAAGGTAAACGTAGTTTAGTGGTTTCTTATACATGGTACGTCATATGGCAGCCACAATAAGTCACTAGACAGTGAATTACTTTGAAAGCTTTGTTTATACCATTGTGTAATATGATCCTGTTGAATGATTTGTATTAGTATCAGTGGATCTTATTTTTGCCAATAAAGCAAACTAGAGACGTACGGTTTAAATTTTCACTGTATTCGGTATGTTATACCATTTATTCAACCATACGGTctaaaaattactttattttaggcACTAATGGAGAACCCTCTGCCCTCTACAGATTGAGCTGATGGGCCTtgttggtagttaggggttatatGAGATTGAGatagtagttaggggttacGTTTGGCAGTTGGCCAATAACGTGGGTGAAGAATTTTAAACCAGCAGATTATTATCTTATCTTAATTATAGGAGATATTGTAGAAATGCATTAGGTTAACTTACGATGGCAAGTCCTGTTGTTAGCTCCCAAGCTTTGAGCACCACCAATAGTTCCTACACTGATGATCAATCTTTCATATATGATGATGATACCATTCACGTGAAAAGCACCATTCCTTCACGATCATATGATACATCTATCTCACAGAGCAATGAATCAGCTGAACAAAGTACTTTTTCATCTTCTAGCAGCACTGTAAGTAAATCAATGGTCATTAGTTACAAACCAGatgcataaaacacatatttctTGGCCATTCTTAATACAACCCATATATTTTACTTCTTACAGCaaatgaaagtttttaaaaccaatcaatacatttaaaatgaaaatcgtGTCTTCCTGCATttagtttgtattaaaactgataaACTATACAAACATGAAGCAACTTACTAATTGGGAGTTCTATTTACAGAGAAGGACTCAGTCAAGTAAAAGTGAAGTTGGTACTGTGATAGAGGAATCATCTGTCCAACAAAGCTCAGCGAGAACATCTGTGTCGTCACCGACATCTTTTGAGCGAAAATGGCTGCAAGAACAAGCAGTGTTTGTGGAGCAGCGAATACTCACACTGCAGAAACAAAAGAAGAAAAGACTAAGAGATGCAAAAGCTGCTGCTTTAAAACTGGAAAGAACGGTCAGTTGACAATAACCTGCAGGATATTGTAATGGGTGAATAGTTTGTTTGACTGTGTCATATCAGTAAAGATAAGCAGATGTCATAGACCTATGACTGGCATGCCAAAGTCATGACACACAGctaaataaattacaagtGCTGAGTAGTTTTACTTCTAAAAGCAAATACAcatataattcattaaattaaacataccGGACAAACTTATGTGGTTTTCTACACAGCTTCCAATGGATATGCTTGCACAAGAGTGGTTCAGTGAAAATGCTGTTACATCGGAGATGAGAGTTTACTTAATTGACAAACTGCTTCCTACCCTTGTATTGGGAGTGGAGAAGGCAAGTTCCTGGTTTTCTATTACTGTGACGAGTGTGACCTGTATGCTTAAATATATTAAGTAGGGCTAAGGGCAACTTAAAGATACATGTTTCGAAATCGTTTGgattattaaaaagataaactaATTTTTCCTTAGTTCCTGTTTTAAAGTTCCATTTTACAACACATATCCAGAAATATGGGTATAAAATGActtgacaaaaaatataaaaacaaaaatagattaaatagTAATTTATAGATAAGATTGATACAGGCTGTATTACACAGTAGTGATGTAATACTgaattaaatatgaataacaGGTTCTACTGGAAGCAGAGAAGAAGGGGTTAATTGAAGGATATAATCCCGATGGTGAAACTTCCAGGAAGTTTAACCCAATCAACCTCCTTGCTCAATATTTAATGAGAAATATTCCGAAGTATTCAAACTTATCGGAAACATCACCGTATATAAGAGGATTGCGTGCGGTTGCTGAAAATCTTAAGAGAGATGTCTTCGATTTAGAGGCAAACAAGTGAGTCTACAAAAGTAGCAGTGATGTTACTATTAGAGATGTCATAATGAAATCATGtacaatacatataatatacaagtaTACAGTAAAAAGAcctgaatttaaattaatacattCTGCACCACAACAGGCAAGGGTTCCGTAAAAAAGAGCTGAACTTAAATTAATGCACCATGTAACACTACAAGTTCTACAACCAAGGGTAAAAAGAcctaaaaataacttatatagCTGATTAGCTGGCACTGTTGTTTTTACTACTTAGTTTCAACACTATTAAGGTTAGCAAAACTTAAAATGGAGGCACGTCGACAAAGAGAAGCAATGGAAGCAAGAGAGCGACAGAAAACTGAAGATAGATTGCACAGAGAAAGATTATTAAAGGTGAATGCAAGACTTGGTAGTGGTGGACTGGTATCAACCGTACTTTTACCCTTATTATCAGAGCACTTTATATAAGCTCGATATAATTAAAGTATAAACAATTTCAGCTCCAATATTCACAATGGTTGGCTGATTCATCAGGGAGAGTCCAACTACAGTTGATACAAAACGCTCTTTTTTCTCATCTGGAAATTTCATCACATCTTGCATCAGATAGTGAAAAAGGTATTCTGCAtataagaaatttattttatgtgtttggGACATTGTATTCTTTATTATTGTACTCCCATTCATCTCACTTTGCCAATATCCCACACTTTCATTTGCTAAAGATGAAATATCATTTTTCACATTACTATGTCAGTGTTAAAATGTCACTTGAGTGTTGGAAATTGGAATGTCACTTGCTTAcatgtgtttaatttatttatagttgtgCACTATAGTAAGGAGCTTGAAGCTACAGATGAAACAGGAATTACTTTAACAGAAGCTCAATATGTTGAGGTAGGAGTGTCTTTATTCAATACACAACATATCTATTATATGTCTAGTTTTATAAGCGCTATAGTTACAGTGATACACTTTTTAATTTGGTGTCCATTGCAGTATGTTGAGCAATATGTGAATGAAATGACGAGATCTGAATTCTCACAACTATTGAGACATCTTGATCAATGCGCTCTTGCTTTCCGTAAAACGTTTGAGCACGAAGTGTGGAGAGAAATGTTTGTAAAGGTAAGGAATAGTACAAAATTCAGTCTTACCTTGTAAATATTTGTGGCACATACTTAcagttataaacaaaacaaatttttacctttttcttgGTTATAGAAAAATGACATTCTGTACTCAGGAGTAGCaaacatagttttaaacaattgccaTAGCCGATAGTGTATACAATGGGTGATCAATGAACTACAcaatcatatatattttactcaaacagttgtttaaaagtCTTGACAATGAAGAAACAGGAGTAGTTGATCGACATAGGATGTTACATCTCCTTGAAAAGTTTTATGACAAAGTGGATGCAGATTATAAAGAATCACTTAACAATCCAAGAAAATGTAAGATAACTCTGTTGTACATAAACCATGAGGGCACAAGACTAAACCAGATAACTTTGTTGTGATAAGAATGTTATTGCATGAGTTTTACTTGTATACCACATATGGTGATTTAATAATAGTATTTAAAAAGGCCAGGACATAGTTTTCCCttagcatttttattttttacttaccTAACTTTGGCAATtgggcatatatatatatatattatatagtattaCATGATAATATTTCCACAGGGCCTGTCATCGAGTTGGAGGAGCTTGATGATCTTTATCCGGACTCCGAGGAAGAAGGAAGTGAGGATACTGTCCTTGTGTCCACAGAagatatgacatcatcagacTGGGCATCTGTTCCAATATCTAACTTAACAGGAGAAGAAGGTATGGACTTTATGCTGTGAATTGTAGCAAAGAagaagttttataaaaataaagctaactatagttgaataaatgtGATATATGATTAGATGTATAGAAAATTAGAAAGTAAGCAGTTTAAATGAATGGAGATTACTTATTCTCATTAGTAGTATgtagtaactttgtgggtaagaTTAAGTGACATTGTCCCAGCATGATGTCAGTCTTACCAACTTTATCACAGGTGCTGTAGCTTCTGATGAAGTTGAAGTTAAGGCTGAACCTGTTGAGCAAgaagaagatgagacacttgtGGAAGATGGTGGTGATAAGGGGGGAGAAGAAGAAGACAAACTTGAAGAGACAACTGAGCAAGTTACTCCAGAAGAAGATAAAGAAgacaaaacagaaataaaagatgaggaaaatgtaataaaagaaGAAAGTGAAGAAAATAAGGAAACTGAAGATGAAACAGGTAagactggtgttctgtttgtgTTGATTGAGTAATATTTTAGAGTTAATCATTTTATActtgtattatattaaatgtttttgttacaatatttatttatatagtttcTATTTATGTATTCActacattatttatatacattgtatGTCTTTCTTTGTTACAGCTGACGACATTGATAAGTTGTCTGCAAAAGTTTCATCAGCTGCAGGAGAAGGAAGCATCTCATCGGTGGGGAGCAAAGAAGGTTCTGTTGTAGCAGAAGAAAAGGAAGACC
The DNA window shown above is from Ciona intestinalis unplaced genomic scaffold, KH HT000201.1, whole genome shotgun sequence and carries:
- the LOC100184832 gene encoding high-affinity choline transporter 1-like, whose amino-acid sequence is MAINVPGLVSIIVFYVAILAIGIYAAWRKRRTGRGNESETIMVGGRDIGLFVGSFTMTATWVGGGYINGTAEVVYTPGSGLLWTQAPFGYGCSLMLGGLFFAKKMRTQGYVTMLDPLQRKLGRRMGGLLYLPALLGEIFWSAAILAALGGTLSVIIDLDIRISVIVSACI